TCCCGAAATGTGACCACGTCAGTGCGGGTAGACGCGCGGAGGCCGCTGCCGGGGCAGTTCGTCGCGGAACTCCGCGATGACGGAGTGGATCTGACGCATCAGCGCGGTGTTCTCGAGCCGGTCGAGATAGAGGTTGCGGCCGGCGAGGGCGACGGCGTCCACGCAGAAGTACAGGGTCATCAGCGGATTGATGAACAGCTCGCTGCCCCGGGTGCGTTCGGTGAAGCGCACATCCCCGAAGTCGCCGCGCACGGCCGCGGCGACGGAGCCGTTGACGATGCTCGGATGATCCGGGGTGCACTCCTGGGCGTGGGCCACCGCGTCCAGGTACAGGGCACCCTCCCGGCTCTCGCGGGGGAGCGAGAACACGCCCAGATGACCGCCCTCGCGATCCAGGGCGGCCAGGTTCTCCAGGACCAGGGAGTGGTTCACCCCGTGATGGGCGTCCACCCCGAACCCCAGGCAGGCCACCAGCCGTTCGGGTACGTCGTCCAGCCCGGCCACCGCCGCCAGGCTCGCCATGTCCTCCTCCGGGGTGCCCAGGCCGTGCTCGTCGCCGCGCAGGAGGATGTCGGTCCCGCCGTCCACCAGCACGATCGCGTCCACCGGACCCAGGTGGTCGAGGAGCGTGCGATAGGCGGCCCGCAGCGGGCGCACCCCGGTGAGCGGGAAGGCGTACACCGTCGAGGGCAGGCCCTGCCGGTCCAGCCAGCGGGCGAGGGTGCGCTCGGGGAAGTAGTCGCCGCGGGCGGCGGTGTCGGGGCGGACGGCGGCGACGTCCTGGTCCAGCCACACGTCCAGGTCCAGGCCGTGGAGGTCCGCGAACGACAGGTTGGCCAGGTGCACTTCCTTCCCGGCGGCCTGGAGGGCGAGCGCCAGGGGGAGACCGGCGTAGACGTCGAAACCGCCGCCCGCGCCGGCGACGAGTATCCGCCGTGCGTCGCGCAGGCGGGTGAAGAAGGCGGGCTCTTGGAGGGAGAACACCGCAGGACGTTAACAGGCGATCTTCCGTCCATGGCGGCTGTGGGGGAGTGGCAGACTTGTGGGAGCGCTCCCAACCGGTCAGGATGCTGCGATGACTTCGCCAGCAGTGATCCGCCGGTACCGCCCCGGCGACCGGGCCGCCCTCGACGACATCTGCGTCCGCACCGCACACAACGGCTTGGACGCCAGGCCGGTCTACGCGGACCCCGGCATCCTCCCGGTGATCTTCGCGCAACCGTACGTCGAGTTGGAGCCGGACCTCGCCTTCGTGCTCGACGACGGCCAGGGGCGGGCGGTCGGATACATCCTCGGCGTCGCCGACACCCCCCGCTTCGTGGCCGAGTTCCGCGCCAAGTGGCTCCCGCTCGTCGCCGACCGCTACCCGGAGGGCGGCGCGGCCCCCGGCAGTCCGGACGAGCTGATGATCCGGCTCCTGCACGACCCCGAGCGGATGATCGTCCCCGAACTCGCCCCGTACCCGGCCCACTTGCACATCGACCTGCTCCCGGAGTGGCAAGGGCGCGGCTACGGCCGGGAGTTGATGCGGACCTTGCTGCGGGCCCTCGCCGAGCGCGGGGTCCCGGCCGTCCACCTGGTGATGGCGAGGGCCAACGTCCCCGCCCGCGCCTTCTACGACCGCCTCGGCTTCCGTGAGATCCCGGTACCGGACCCGGGGTCGATCGCCTGTCTCGGGCGTACGACGGGGGAACGCGAGCGGCTCTAGCTCCGGCATACTACGATGACTGTCGAAGTTCGATATTCATCGAAATCTAAACGCCGGATCGGACATGGGGAGACGAGATGGCCAGGACCGTGCGATTCCATGAGGTCGGCGGACCCGAGGTGCTGCGGCTGGAGGACGCGCCGGTGGGCGAACCCGGGCCCGGCGAACTGCTCATCCGCGTGGACGCGATCGGCCTCAACCGGGCCGAAGTCCTGTTCCGCAGCGGCCAGTACATCGAGCCCGTCAAGGAGTTCCCCGCCCGGCTCGGCACCGAGGCCGCGGGTGTCGTCGAGGCCGTCGGCCCGCGGGTGAGGGGGCTCGCGGTCGGCCGGCCGGTCAGCGTGGTGCCCGCGTTCTCGATGAACGAGTACGGCGTCTACGCCGAGCGCGCGCTCGTGCCCGCCCGGGCCGTGCTGCACCGCCCCGAAGGGCTCGACGCCGTGGCCGGCGCGGCCGTGTGGATGCCGTACGTGACGGCCTACGGCGCACTCGTCGAGGTCGGCGGGATGCGGGCCGGGGACACGGTCGTCCTGACCGCCGCCTCCAGCAGCGTCGGCCTGGCCGCGATCCAGGTCGCGCGGAGGGTCGGCGCGGTCCCCGTCGCCACCACGCGCACCCGCGCCAAGGCGGAGGCGCTGCGGAAGGCGGGCGCCGCCGAGGTGATCGTGACCGACGAGGAGGACGTCGCCGAGCGGATCCTCGGCGCTACGGCAGGGCGGGGCGCCGAGTTCGTCTTCGACGCCGTCGCGGGACCCGGAGTGGTCGACCTGGCCCGGGCTGTCGCTCCCGGCGGCACGCTGCTGCTGTACGGGGCACTGAGCGGGCGGCCGACCCCGTACCCGGGCTTCGAGCTGGGCATGCCCGCGCTGAACATGCGCACCTACACACTGCACGAGACGACCCGCGACCCCGAACGGCTGCGCCGCGCCGAGGCGTTCGTCGCGTCCGGCCTGCGCACGGGAGTCTTCTCGCCCGTCGTCGACCGGACCTTCGCGCTGGAGGACATCGCCGAGGCACACCGCTACATGGAGGCGGGCGCACAGGTCGGGAAGATCGTCGTCACCGTCGAGCACCGCTGAACGCGCGAAGGGGCCGGGGAGTGCACCCCCGGCCCCTTCGCCCTGTCCACGGCAACTCGCTTACGCGCCGCTCGCCTTGAGCATGTCCTCACGCTCGACGATCTTCACGCGCTCACGGCCCTGCGGCTCGCCCAGCGCCTGCTCGGCGGCGTCCAGCTTGTACCAGCCCTCCCAGGTGGTGAAGCGGATCTCGCGCTCGGCGAGGAACTCCTCCACGGCCTCGGGAGCGGGCGAAGCCGGCGTCTGGAGACGGTCGTTCGCGTAGTCGTCCAGCAGATTGGCGACCGTCTCGTTGGCGTCGCCCTTGGTGTGGCCGATGAGGCCCACCGGGCCGCGCCGGATCCAGCCGGTGACGTACGTGGACCGGAGGTGCTCGCCGCTCTCCTGGAGGACCCGGCCGCCCTCGTCCGGGACCGTGCCCGAGTCGATGTCCCAGGGCAGCTTGGGCAGCTTGTCGGAGAGGTAACCGACCGCGCGGTAGACCGCGTTGACGTCCCAGTCGGTGAACTGGCCGGTGCCCTTGACGTTTCCGGTGCCGTCCAGCTCCGTGCGCTCGGTGCGCAGGCCGACGACCTTGCCGTCCTCGCCGAGGATCTCGGTCGGCGACTCGAAGAAGTGCAGGAAGAGCTTGTGCGGGCGGTCGCCGGTGTCGCGGATCGCCCAGTTCTCCAGGGTCTTGGCGACCATGTCGACCTGCTTGTTGCCCCGGCGCTCGGCGATCGAGCCCTCGTCGTAGTCGATGTCCTCGGGGTTGACGATGACCTCGATGTTGGGGGAGTGGTCCAGCTCGCGCAGCTCCATCGGGCTGAACTTCGCCTGCGCCGGGCCACGGCGGCCGAAGACGTGGATCTCGACGGCCTTGTTCGCCTTGAGGCCCTCGTAGACGTTCGGCGGGATCTCGGTCGGCAGCAGCTCGTCCGCCGTCTTGGCGAGGATGCGGGAGATGTCGAGCGCCACGTTGCCCACGCCCAGGACGGCGACCTTCTCCGCCTCCAGGGGCCAGGTGCGCGGCACGTCGGGGTGGCCGTCGTACCAGGACGCGAAGTCGGCGGCGCCGTAGGAGCCGTCGAGCTCGACGCCGGGTATGCGCAGCTCGCGGTCGGCCATGGCGCCGGTCGAGAAGATCACGCCGTCGTAGAAGGCACGCAGGTCGTCCAGGTGGACGTCGGTGCCGTAGTCCACGTTGCCGAAGAGGCGGACCTGCGGCTTGTCCAGGACCTGGTGGAGGGCCTTGACGATGCCCTTGATGCGGGGGTGGTCGGGAGCGACGCCGTACCGGATCAGCCCGAACGGGGCGGGCATCCGCTCGAAGATGTCGATGGACACACCGGGCTCGGTGGCCACGTCGGACTTGAGCAGTGCGTCGGCGGCGTAGATGCCGGCCGGGCCGGCGCCGACGATGGCTACCCGCAGGGGGCGGGGCATGATCAGGTTCCCTTCGAGAGGCGACAAGCGATCTCGTCGGGAAGCCTAAGCTAAGGCAAGCCTAACCCGGTACGCGGGTCCGATCTATGGGCTCATAAGGCTACTTTATGAGCGGGCGCGGGCCGCGCGAGCACCCTCTCACACCCTGCGGGAACCCGATCGCGGGGATCGGCCAACAGTGGTCGACCATGCCCATACTTCGAGGGAACCGCATGAAATCCACCGGCGATCCGTGCGTCGGAGACCGCCCCGCCGTCGCCCGCCACGACGACGTCCCCTCCGACGCCTCGGTCGTCGAGCGGTCCTGGGCGGAGCCCGAGGCCTTCGAGCTCCTCTTCCACCGGTACGCCGACGACATCCACCGCTATGTGGCCCGGCGGCTCGGCACCGAGGCCGCCGACGACCTCATGGCCGAGACCTTCGTCGTCGCGTTCCAGCGGCGCCGCCGCTACGACCTGACGCGCCCGCACGCCCGCCCGTGGCTGTACGGGATCGTCTCCAACCTCGTCGGCCAGCACCGGCGCGCCGAGGCGCGGCGGCTCAGAGCGCTCTCGCGGGTCGCCGCGACAGGAAGTGGTGACGGCGGTGAGGCGCTCGCGGACCGGGTGGCGGCGCGGGTGAGCGCCGAGCGCACGCGCGCCGAACTGGCGGGCGCGCTGGCGAAGCTGCCTGCCCGGTACCGGGACGTCCTGCTGGTGATCGCGTGGGGAGACCTCGACTACGCGGAGGCGGCGGAGGCGCTCGGCATCCCCGTGGGCACCGTGCGCTCCCGGCTGCACCGCGCGCGGACCAGGCTGCGCGAGGCCCTGGGCGGGTCGGATCCCACAGCCCTGCACGAGGAGACAGAGGAGACCGGACGTGGATGACCTCACCGCCGTACGTGAACTGGAGGCCGACGTGGCCCCGCTCACCGACGAGGCCCGATTCGCCGCCCGCGCCCGGCTGTGGCGCGCCGTCCTCCAGGAGGGCCGCCCGGGCGCGCTGTCGCGGCGGCTGATGCTGCGCGTCGCCGTCGCCGGAACGGCCGCCGCCGCGGTCGCCGGCGGGGTGGTCGTCGCCACCCGGAGCGAACGGGACGCCGACAGCCCGCGGATGGCCACGCTGAGCGCGGCGGAACTGCTGCACAAGGCCGCGGCGCGGACACGGGCCGACGGCGCGGGGATGCCGGTCCCGCGCGACGACCAGTACCTGTACACCAAGACGTACATCAGCCGGACCTACGTGAAGGACGGGCGGACGAAGACCTGGACGGACGAGAGCTGGACCTCCGTGGACGGCTCCAAGCCCTCCAGGCGCCAGGAGTACGGCAAGGTCCACAACGACCCCCCGCTGGGCGAACACGAGGTGATGTGGCCGCCGACCGAGTACGCCGCCCTGGCGAAGTGGCCGACGGACCCGGACGAACTCCTCGAACGGTTGCGGATGGGCCAGGACGGGGACGACCGGACGGCGTTCGTGAACGCCATCCAGTTCTTCGTGGTGCCGCGCGTCATGCCGCCCGGACTGGAGGCCGCCTCCTTCGAGGCGGTCGCGCGGATTCCCGGCATCCGGATCGACCGCGGGGTCGTCGACGCGCTCGGCCGCCAGGGGATCGCGGTCTCCTACCCGGAGTTCGACTTCGCGTTCCTCTTCGACACGAAGACCTACGCCTACCTCGGGCTGAACGTGGACGGGGGCACCGGGGAGCTGGTGGACGGCCGGATGAAGCTGCGCGACCGGTATCACGAGCTGCGTGCCCGGGCGGAGTCGGGCGTTGTCGACCGCGTCGGACAACGCCCGTAGGCAGCCTCCGGCTCTCGGTCAGCCGATGTGGTAACTGTCCCCGTACACCTGCCAGTCCAGCGGCGGGTCGAGGTTCAGGTTGCCCTTGCGCAGGAACACCCGCTGGGCCGTGTCGACGCGGCTGGTGTCGCTGTGCGCCTCCTCCTGCTTCATGGCCCACACCCGGGCGTCCAGGAAGGCGTTGAGGTAGGTGACCTCGTCGCCGCCCTGGGCCGGCGGCCGGGCCCGGTTCAGCGCCCGCTTGCGTATGTTGCGGAAGCTGGTCGGGTCGCCGCCGTCGCCGTGCATGACGATGGCGTCGTAGTACGCGAACTGCCCGAGCACACGCAGCCCGTCGGTCTTGCCCTGCCGCACGGCCGGGTTGAAGTACACGCGGTCGCGCTCGTCGTCCTGGGCCCGCCGGAACTCCGCGTCCTGCGCCGCCCGGCGCCAGTCCCCGGGGAAGTTCGGGTCCAGGCCGGCGTGCGAGTCGCTGCCGTCGACCTGGCGCAGCGCCGGCAGATAGCGGGCGAGGACGTTGCCGGGCTTGCGGTCGGTGTACAGCTCGACGAGGTCGAGCATGTCGCCGGTGCCGGAGCAGAAACCGATGATGCCCGCGGTGTAGCCGCGGCCGTCGCCGATGTCCTCGATGTACTTGTACTGCGCCTTCCAGTCGAGCGAGGAGTTCTCCGCGCTCGACACCAGCTGCATGGCGATCTCCTTCTTCGCCGGGTCGTCGAGTCCGACCGCGGCACAAAGGGCCGCGGCACTGGGGGAGTTGAGGAGCGGGGCCGACGCCAGGGACGCGCCGATCAGGGTGAGGAGGGTGCGGCGCGAGGTGCGCGCGGGGTGCTTCACGGCGGCTCCAAAGGGAGGTGGGGGGTGGGGGGATGGCCGTACGTGACACTGATAGGAAGGTTTCCTATCAGACGACGCGCGGGAAGAACACCCTTCCCGTCGAAGGTTCGTACCAATGAACCGGAGGAGCGCCGGCTACGGCAGCGGCTGCTCCGCCCAGATGACCTTGCCCTCGGGCGTGTACCGGGTGCCCCAGCGCTCGGCGAGCTGGGCGACCAGGAACAGTCCACGACCGCCCTCGTCCGTCATCGCCGCGTAGCGCAGATGCGGCGACGTGCTGCTGCTGTCGAAGACCTCGCAGATCAGCGTGCGGTCGTACAGCACCCGGACCCGGATCGGCTCACCGCCGTAGCGGATCGCGTTCGTCACGAGCTCGCTCAGCATCAGCTCGGTGGTGAACTCCAGCTCCTCCAGGCCCCATCGCGCCAGCTGCCGGGTGACGTCGGCGCGTACCCGGCCGACCGCCGCGGGGTCGGACGGCACCTGCCACTCGGCGACCCGGGCGGGGTCGAGCGCGCGGGTGCGGGCCACGATCAGGGCGATGTCGTCGCTGGGGCGGGCCGTGAGCTTGGAGTCGAGCACGACCTGGCAGGTCTCCTCGGGCGACTCGCCGGCCCGCTCCAGGGCGGCGGCCAGCAGCTCCAGACCCACGTCGATGTCCCGCTCCCGGTCCTCGACCAGCCCGTCCGTGTAGAGCACCAGCCTGCTGCCCTCGGCGAGTTCGAGGTCGGCGGTCTCGAACGGCAGACCGCCCAGACCCAGCGGAGGACCGGCGGGCACGTCCGGGAACTCCACGCTGCCGTCGGGGCGGATCAGCGCGGGCGGCGGATGTCCGGCGCGGGCGACCGTGCAGCGCCGGGACACAGGGTCATAGACGGCGTACAGGCAGGTCGCGCCGGTGACAGGAGCGCTGTCGCCCTCCTGGGTCTCGTCCTGGTCGATCCGGCCGACGAGTTCGTCCAGCAGCACCAGCAGTTCTTCGGGAGGCAGGTCGAGGGCGGAGAAGTTGTGGACCGCGGTGCGCAGCCGCCCCATCGTCGCCGCCGCGTGCAGACCGTGACCGACGACGTCGCCGACCACCAGGGCCACCCGGGCGCCGGACAGGGGCAGTACGTCGAACCAGTCGCCGCCGACGCCCGCCTGCGCGGGCAGATAGCGGTAGGCGATGTCCAGGGCGTTCTGCTCGGGCAGACTGCGCGGCAGCAGGCTGCGCTGGAGCGTGACCGCCATGGTGTGCTCGCGGGTGTAGCGGCGGGCGTTGTCGATGGAGACCGCCGCCCGGGTCACCAGCTCCTCCGCCAGGGCCAGTTCGTCGGTGTCGAAGGGCTCCGGCTTCTGCGAACGCCAGAAGTTGACCACGCCGAGGACCAGGGCCCCGGCCCGCAACGGCACGGTGATCAGCGAGTGGATGCCGAACTCCAGGACCTGCGCGGTGCGTTCCAGATCCTGGGCCCGCCACCCCGGCGACTGGGCCAGCAGGGACTCAAGGACCGCCTGACCCGAACGCAGGGCGCGAGCCTGCGGGGCGGACGCCACCAGTCGCATCCGCTCGCCCACCGGATACAGCGGCGCGTCCTTGCGGATCCCGCTGAACGCCGTGCGCCGCAGTTCGGTCCCCGCCTCCGGCTGCCCGCCGCCGAGCACCGCGTCGAACAGATCCACCGTGGCGAAGTCCGCGAACCGCGGCACGGCCAGCTCCGCCAGCTCCTCGGCGGTCCGGGTCACGTCCAGGCTGGTGCCGATGCCCACCCCGGCGTCGTAGAGCATGTTCAGCCGTTCCCGCGCCGCCTCCGCCCGGCCCGACAGGGCCCGCAGCTCCGTGGAGTCGCGCAGGGTCGCCACCGTGCCCGCCGGGCCGCCCTCCAGCTCGGTGGCCCGCTGGTTGACCGCCAGCAGCCGGTCGCCGACCAGGTGCACCTCGTCCGTCGCGACCCGCCCGGAGGCCAGCAGATCGGCCACGTCCGGCGGCAGACCGAGGTCGAGGACCTGCCGCCCCTCGGCGTCCGCGGCCAGATGCAGCAGCCGCTGCGCCTCGTCGTTGGCGAGGAGCAGCCTGCCCTCCCCGTCCGCGATGAGCACACCCTCGCGCACGGCGTGCAGCACCGCGTCGTGATGCTCGTACATGCGGGTCATCTCGTGCGGACCCAGACCGTGCGTCTGGCGCTGCAACCGTCTGCTGACCAGGGCCGTGCCCAGTGTGGCCACCGCGAGGCCGCCGGCCGCCATCGCGATCAGCAGCGGCAGCTGCTGGTCCGCCGTCCCGCCCACGTGTTCCGTGGTGATCCCGGCCGACACCGCTCCGACGACCTTGCCGTCCGGGTCCTTGACCGGCACGACGGCCTGCACCAGCGGCCCGATCGTCCCGTCGATCTGCTCGGTCACCACGTGCCCGGCCAGCGCGGGCGCGAGGTTGCCGACGAACTTCTTGCCGATGCGGTCCGGCTTGGGATGCGTGTAACGGATCCCGTCGGTGTTGAGTACGACGATGAAGTCCACGCCGGTCGCCTCGCGGGCGGCCTCGGCCCGGGGCTGTAGCACCGCCGTGGGATCCGGGGCGCTCAGCGCCTCGCGGGTGCCCGGGGCGTTGGCGAAGGCCTCGGCGACGGCGACCGAGCGGTTGCGGGCCTCGGTCGTGCTGTCGTGCCGCACCTGGAGCACCAGGGCCACCACAGCGGCCACGACCAGCAGCAGCACGATCACGACCTGGAGCACGAACACCTGCCAGGCGACACTGCGTCCGCCCAGCGCCGACCGCGCCTCCACCCGCCCGCGCCGCGACCGGCCTGCGTCACGCTGCGAGAGTCGGGCCATGTGCCATGTCTACACTGCACGGCCCCAGGAGGCGAGAGGCGTCACGGACCGTGACACGTCCTGCACGAGACCTCGGCATCGCCCTCGCAGGTCCTGACGCCGCAGGCGTGACGGGTCGGCCACGACGGCTCACCGCTGCCGCCGCCGTCGCTCCGGGCGCCGCGTCGCCAGCAGCAGGGCGATGTCGTCCGGGCGGTCGGCGGTGTGCTGGGCCGCCGTGGTGAGGCCGTCGGCCAGGCCCGCGAGGCTGGTCGAGGGGTTGCCGGCCCGGGTCAGGGCCACGCGCAGGGAGTTGATGCCGTCGTCGATGTCGACGCCGGGCCGCTCGACGAGACCGTCGGTGTAGAGCGCGAGAACGGCGCCGGGCTCCATCTGCAACTCGGTGACCGGGTAGCGGGCCCCGGCGTCGACGCCGAGGACGACGCCGCCGGCCAGGTCGAGGACGCGGGTGGAGCCGTCGGCGTTGCGCAGCAGGGGTGGGGGATGGCCGGCCCGGGCCGCGCGGGCGAGCCCGGTGACCGGGTCGAGCCGGATGTAGCAGCAGCTCGCGAACTGGCCGGGATCGAGGTCGATGAGGAGATGGTTCGTGCCGGTCATGACCTCGTCGGGCGGCCGGTCGCCGAGCGCGAACGCCCGGACCGCGCTGCGCAGTTGCCCCATGGTCGCGGCGGCCTGCACACCATGTCCCTGGACGTCCCCGATCACCAGGGCCAGGCCGTCCCCCGACTCGACGACGTCGTACCAGTCGCCGCCGACCTCCATGCCCTGGGTGCCCGGCAGATAGCGCCCGGCGGTCTCCACCAGCGGATGGTCCGTCAGCCGCCGGGGCAGCAGCGCCTGCTGGAGCCCCCGGGCGAGCGCGGCCTCGCTCTCGTAGCGCTGGGCCTTCTCCATGGCGTGCGCGATCAGCCCGGCGAGCGCCGTCAGCACCGAGCGCTCCTCGCCGCTGAAGCTGCGCGACCCGTCGAAGCCGAGGATGCAGGAGCCGACCGGGCGACCCGAGGCGATCAGCGGCAGGAAGGCGCGGGCACCCTCCGTGGCGTCCAGCGAGATGCCGGGGTAGGCGGCGGAGAGCTGCTCCATGGAGTCGAAGAAGAGCGGCCGGCCGGTGGTGAGCGTCTCGACGCCGGGCAGCTGCTCGTCGAGGCCCACGCCGTCGAACGGGGCGAGGAACCCCGGCGGGAAGCCCGACTCCCAGGCCAGGAAGAGATGCCGGTCCTGGAGGAGGTAGAGGGCGAACCGCCGGCCGCCGAACGCCGGGAGCAGCTCCCGCATGACCACC
This DNA window, taken from Streptomyces sp. NBC_00663, encodes the following:
- a CDS encoding DUF1152 domain-containing protein codes for the protein MFSLQEPAFFTRLRDARRILVAGAGGGFDVYAGLPLALALQAAGKEVHLANLSFADLHGLDLDVWLDQDVAAVRPDTAARGDYFPERTLARWLDRQGLPSTVYAFPLTGVRPLRAAYRTLLDHLGPVDAIVLVDGGTDILLRGDEHGLGTPEEDMASLAAVAGLDDVPERLVACLGFGVDAHHGVNHSLVLENLAALDREGGHLGVFSLPRESREGALYLDAVAHAQECTPDHPSIVNGSVAAAVRGDFGDVRFTERTRGSELFINPLMTLYFCVDAVALAGRNLYLDRLENTALMRQIHSVIAEFRDELPRQRPPRVYPH
- a CDS encoding chitosanase, with the translated sequence MKHPARTSRRTLLTLIGASLASAPLLNSPSAAALCAAVGLDDPAKKEIAMQLVSSAENSSLDWKAQYKYIEDIGDGRGYTAGIIGFCSGTGDMLDLVELYTDRKPGNVLARYLPALRQVDGSDSHAGLDPNFPGDWRRAAQDAEFRRAQDDERDRVYFNPAVRQGKTDGLRVLGQFAYYDAIVMHGDGGDPTSFRNIRKRALNRARPPAQGGDEVTYLNAFLDARVWAMKQEEAHSDTSRVDTAQRVFLRKGNLNLDPPLDWQVYGDSYHIG
- a CDS encoding zinc-dependent alcohol dehydrogenase family protein codes for the protein MARTVRFHEVGGPEVLRLEDAPVGEPGPGELLIRVDAIGLNRAEVLFRSGQYIEPVKEFPARLGTEAAGVVEAVGPRVRGLAVGRPVSVVPAFSMNEYGVYAERALVPARAVLHRPEGLDAVAGAAVWMPYVTAYGALVEVGGMRAGDTVVLTAASSSVGLAAIQVARRVGAVPVATTRTRAKAEALRKAGAAEVIVTDEEDVAERILGATAGRGAEFVFDAVAGPGVVDLARAVAPGGTLLLYGALSGRPTPYPGFELGMPALNMRTYTLHETTRDPERLRRAEAFVASGLRTGVFSPVVDRTFALEDIAEAHRYMEAGAQVGKIVVTVEHR
- a CDS encoding GNAT family N-acetyltransferase produces the protein MTSPAVIRRYRPGDRAALDDICVRTAHNGLDARPVYADPGILPVIFAQPYVELEPDLAFVLDDGQGRAVGYILGVADTPRFVAEFRAKWLPLVADRYPEGGAAPGSPDELMIRLLHDPERMIVPELAPYPAHLHIDLLPEWQGRGYGRELMRTLLRALAERGVPAVHLVMARANVPARAFYDRLGFREIPVPDPGSIACLGRTTGERERL
- a CDS encoding FAD-dependent oxidoreductase; translation: MPRPLRVAIVGAGPAGIYAADALLKSDVATEPGVSIDIFERMPAPFGLIRYGVAPDHPRIKGIVKALHQVLDKPQVRLFGNVDYGTDVHLDDLRAFYDGVIFSTGAMADRELRIPGVELDGSYGAADFASWYDGHPDVPRTWPLEAEKVAVLGVGNVALDISRILAKTADELLPTEIPPNVYEGLKANKAVEIHVFGRRGPAQAKFSPMELRELDHSPNIEVIVNPEDIDYDEGSIAERRGNKQVDMVAKTLENWAIRDTGDRPHKLFLHFFESPTEILGEDGKVVGLRTERTELDGTGNVKGTGQFTDWDVNAVYRAVGYLSDKLPKLPWDIDSGTVPDEGGRVLQESGEHLRSTYVTGWIRRGPVGLIGHTKGDANETVANLLDDYANDRLQTPASPAPEAVEEFLAEREIRFTTWEGWYKLDAAEQALGEPQGRERVKIVEREDMLKASGA
- a CDS encoding SpoIIE family protein phosphatase produces the protein MARLSQRDAGRSRRGRVEARSALGGRSVAWQVFVLQVVIVLLLVVAAVVALVLQVRHDSTTEARNRSVAVAEAFANAPGTREALSAPDPTAVLQPRAEAAREATGVDFIVVLNTDGIRYTHPKPDRIGKKFVGNLAPALAGHVVTEQIDGTIGPLVQAVVPVKDPDGKVVGAVSAGITTEHVGGTADQQLPLLIAMAAGGLAVATLGTALVSRRLQRQTHGLGPHEMTRMYEHHDAVLHAVREGVLIADGEGRLLLANDEAQRLLHLAADAEGRQVLDLGLPPDVADLLASGRVATDEVHLVGDRLLAVNQRATELEGGPAGTVATLRDSTELRALSGRAEAARERLNMLYDAGVGIGTSLDVTRTAEELAELAVPRFADFATVDLFDAVLGGGQPEAGTELRRTAFSGIRKDAPLYPVGERMRLVASAPQARALRSGQAVLESLLAQSPGWRAQDLERTAQVLEFGIHSLITVPLRAGALVLGVVNFWRSQKPEPFDTDELALAEELVTRAAVSIDNARRYTREHTMAVTLQRSLLPRSLPEQNALDIAYRYLPAQAGVGGDWFDVLPLSGARVALVVGDVVGHGLHAAATMGRLRTAVHNFSALDLPPEELLVLLDELVGRIDQDETQEGDSAPVTGATCLYAVYDPVSRRCTVARAGHPPPALIRPDGSVEFPDVPAGPPLGLGGLPFETADLELAEGSRLVLYTDGLVEDRERDIDVGLELLAAALERAGESPEETCQVVLDSKLTARPSDDIALIVARTRALDPARVAEWQVPSDPAAVGRVRADVTRQLARWGLEELEFTTELMLSELVTNAIRYGGEPIRVRVLYDRTLICEVFDSSSTSPHLRYAAMTDEGGRGLFLVAQLAERWGTRYTPEGKVIWAEQPLP
- a CDS encoding RNA polymerase sigma factor; translated protein: MKSTGDPCVGDRPAVARHDDVPSDASVVERSWAEPEAFELLFHRYADDIHRYVARRLGTEAADDLMAETFVVAFQRRRRYDLTRPHARPWLYGIVSNLVGQHRRAEARRLRALSRVAATGSGDGGEALADRVAARVSAERTRAELAGALAKLPARYRDVLLVIAWGDLDYAEAAEALGIPVGTVRSRLHRARTRLREALGGSDPTALHEETEETGRG
- a CDS encoding CU044_5270 family protein translates to MDDLTAVRELEADVAPLTDEARFAARARLWRAVLQEGRPGALSRRLMLRVAVAGTAAAAVAGGVVVATRSERDADSPRMATLSAAELLHKAAARTRADGAGMPVPRDDQYLYTKTYISRTYVKDGRTKTWTDESWTSVDGSKPSRRQEYGKVHNDPPLGEHEVMWPPTEYAALAKWPTDPDELLERLRMGQDGDDRTAFVNAIQFFVVPRVMPPGLEAASFEAVARIPGIRIDRGVVDALGRQGIAVSYPEFDFAFLFDTKTYAYLGLNVDGGTGELVDGRMKLRDRYHELRARAESGVVDRVGQRP